A window from Anser cygnoides isolate HZ-2024a breed goose chromosome 1, Taihu_goose_T2T_genome, whole genome shotgun sequence encodes these proteins:
- the LOC106048584 gene encoding folate receptor alpha-like isoform X1 codes for MRAGQVLLVLLAASAVMPAKDPLLNVCMDAKHHKTKPGPEGMLHGQCAPWKDNACCTANTSSEAHKDQSYLYNFNWNHCGVMPSKCKRHFIQDTCLYECSPNLGPWIDQVDSSWRRERILHVPLCKEDCEEWWEDCKDYVTCKDNWHKGWNWATGTNRCPWGSICRPFTQVFPEPKDLCEKIWSNSYKYTTERRGSGRCIQMWFDPARGNPNVVVAKYYAWKKRSSPAGMENVTPEAGKAVCALPWPVLVLLPLALVLLSERVRSCGPHAWGSL; via the exons ATGAGAGCAGGGCAGGTGCTGCTTGTGCTGTTGGCTGCCTCGGCAGTGATGCCTGCAAAGGACCCGTTGCTGAACGTCTGTATGGATGCCAAACACCACAAAACCAAGCCTGGCCCAGAAGGGATGCTGCATGGCCAG TGTGCTCCCTGGAAGGACAATGCCTGCTGCACAGCCAACACGAGTTCAGAAGCCCACAAGGACCAGTCTTACCTGTACAACTTCAACTGGAACCATTGTGGGGTGATGCCATCCAAGTGCAAACGCCACTTTATCCAGGACACATGCTTGTATGAGTGCTCACCCAACCTGGGGCCCTGGATTGACCAG GTTGACAGCAGCTGGCGTCGGGAGAGGATTCTCCATGTGCCACTCTGCAAAGAGGACTGTGAGGAGTGGTGGGAGGACTGCAAGGACTATGTCACATGCAAAGACAACTGGCACAAGGGCTGGAACTGGGCGACAG GAACAAACCGCTGTCCTTGGGGCTCCATATGCAGGCCCTTCACCCAAGTCTTCCCTGAGCCAAAAGACCTGTGTGAGAAGATCTGGTCCAACTCCTACAAATATACCACAGAGCGTCGGGGCAGTGGACGCTGCATCCAGATGTGGTTTGACCCTGCCCGGGGGAACCCCAATGTGGTTGTGGCGAAGTACTATGCTTGGAAGAAGAGATCCTCTCCTGCGGGGATGGAGAACGTGACTCCTGAGGCTGGTAAAGCTGTGTGTGCACTGCCATGGCCtgtcctggtcctgctgcctcTGGCCCTGGTGTTGCTCTCTGAGAGAGTGAGGAGCTGTGGGCCCCATGCATGGGGGTCTCTGTGA
- the LOC106048584 gene encoding folate receptor alpha-like isoform X2 has protein sequence MRAGQVLLVLLAASAVMPAKDPLLNVCMDAKHHKTKPGPEGMLHGQCAPWKDNACCTANTSSEAHKDQSYLYNFNWNHCGVMPSKCKRHFIQDTCLYECSPNLGPWIDQVDSSWRRERILHVPLCKEDCEEWWEDCKDYVTCKDNWHKGWNWATGTNRCPWGSICRPFTQVFPEPKDLCEKIWSNSYKYTTERRGSGRCIQMWFDPARGNPNVVVAKYYAWKKRSSPAGMENVTPEAD, from the exons ATGAGAGCAGGGCAGGTGCTGCTTGTGCTGTTGGCTGCCTCGGCAGTGATGCCTGCAAAGGACCCGTTGCTGAACGTCTGTATGGATGCCAAACACCACAAAACCAAGCCTGGCCCAGAAGGGATGCTGCATGGCCAG TGTGCTCCCTGGAAGGACAATGCCTGCTGCACAGCCAACACGAGTTCAGAAGCCCACAAGGACCAGTCTTACCTGTACAACTTCAACTGGAACCATTGTGGGGTGATGCCATCCAAGTGCAAACGCCACTTTATCCAGGACACATGCTTGTATGAGTGCTCACCCAACCTGGGGCCCTGGATTGACCAG GTTGACAGCAGCTGGCGTCGGGAGAGGATTCTCCATGTGCCACTCTGCAAAGAGGACTGTGAGGAGTGGTGGGAGGACTGCAAGGACTATGTCACATGCAAAGACAACTGGCACAAGGGCTGGAACTGGGCGACAG GAACAAACCGCTGTCCTTGGGGCTCCATATGCAGGCCCTTCACCCAAGTCTTCCCTGAGCCAAAAGACCTGTGTGAGAAGATCTGGTCCAACTCCTACAAATATACCACAGAGCGTCGGGGCAGTGGACGCTGCATCCAGATGTGGTTTGACCCTGCCCGGGGGAACCCCAATGTGGTTGTGGCGAAGTACTATGCTTGGAAGAAGAGATCCTCTCCTGCGGGGATGGAGAACGTGACTCCTGAGGCTG ACTAG